The Vagococcus penaei genome includes the window AGAATTAGGCGAACGAACAGATTTAAGTAAAGGGTATATTTCGCAGTTAGAGCGTGATTTAAGTTCACCTTCTTTGGAAACGTTCTTCTCAATCTTAGAAGTTTTGGGTGTGTCACCAAAAGAATTTTTTGACGAAAAAAAACAAGTTCAACAAGTCGTTTATCAGGAGAACGACTACACAAGTTACGCAGAACCTGATAAAGGCTACATCATTAATTGGTTAGTACCGGATTCAAATGAAAATGAGATGGAACCTATTTTACTGCATTTTGATGCTCATGGTGAATACAAAGAATTTGAACCATCGCTTTCTGATACGTTTGCTTATGTTTTAGTAGGACAAGTCTCGGTTGAGATTGGCTCCGATAAGTACTATGCTAGTAGTGGTGAGACAATTTATTATCGTGCATTAAAACGACACCAATTAAAAAATGCACACGATGGGATTAGTCGTGTTTTAATTATTGCAACAAACTCTTATTTATAAATTTAAAGGTGGGGATACTATGGCAAACAACATTATTCGTTTTGATAATGTTATGAAAGAATTTGATGACACTGTCGTTTTAAAAAATGTCAGTTTCGATATTGAACAAGGAAAATTTTATACATTATTAGGGCCCTCGGGCTGTGGTAAAACAACAATTTTACGCTTAATTGCTGGTTTTTCTGAGCCGACATCTGGCTCCATTTATTTTGGTGATCAAGTTATTAATCAGATTCCAGCCAATAAACGTAAAGTCAATACTGTTTTTCAAGATTATGCCTTATTTCCCCACATGAACGTGTTTGACAATGTGGCATTCGGCCTAAAAATTAAAAAAATGTCAAAACTTGATATTGAAAAAAAAAAGTCTATGAAACCTTACGAATGGTACAACTATCTGGTTTTGAAGAACGTGGTATTAGTGAAATGTCAGGTGGTCAACGTCAACGGGTGGCTATCGCTAGAGCACTGGTTAATGAACCAGAAGTCTTATTACTAGATGAACCATTGTCCGCACTTGATTTAAAATTACGGACTGATATGCAAGCTGAGTTACGTGCCCTACAACAACGTCTAGGAATTACCTTTATTTTTGTAACTCATGACCAAGAAGAAGCTTTAGCAATGAGTGATGAGATTTTCGTCTTAAATGCTGGAAAAATTGAGCAAAGTGGGACACCTGTTGATATTTACGATGAACCAATCAACCGGTTTGTGGCTGATTTTATTGGTGAAAGTAATATTGTACGTGGGACAATGATTAAAGATAATTTAGTGTCATTTGTTGGACATGAATTTGAATGTGTTGATAGTGGAATGAAGCCAAATGAAACGGTCGATATTGTGATGCGACCAGAAGATTTAACGATTGTTCCTGCTGACCAAGGCAAACTAAAAGCAACAGTTGAAACGGTCTTATTCCGTGGTGTCCATTACGAAATCTTTTGTATTGA containing:
- a CDS encoding helix-turn-helix domain-containing protein — its product is MLIGKKIKNLRIQKGLTQEELGERTDLSKGYISQLERDLSSPSLETFFSILEVLGVSPKEFFDEKKQVQQVVYQENDYTSYAEPDKGYIINWLVPDSNENEMEPILLHFDAHGEYKEFEPSLSDTFAYVLVGQVSVEIGSDKYYASSGETIYYRALKRHQLKNAHDGISRVLIIATNSYL